AGGTGACGTAAATCGTTCTGATAGCGGCTCCATGCCTTGCCCTCTTGTACGTCTTTGTGAAATGGGCCATCACCTTTATTGCCAAGAGATATTATCTGGAAGTGATGGCCATGCATATGCCATGGGTGTCTCATGTGGTCCAGTGAGTTGATTACAATATCATATGTTTCGTTGAATCCGAACCTTACCGGGTCTTTTACGTACTCGCTGAATGTCCGTTCGTTCACCTTATACATCCCAGTCCCATACTTTTGTTTCGTGCTTTCATCTTTGTAATAAGCATAATCGAATTCGAAAACTGCAACAGGATCAGCCTTTGTGCGtaactttttattctcttcttgCGTTGGTTCTATGTCGCGATAAAGCTCGGCCTTAGTGAAACCAGGCAAGTGTTCGATGGAAACGTCATTGGGGTTCTTTGGTAGGTCCAAATGAGCGCCTTCTTTGTAAAACCACCACTGTTTTGTTATATAACCCATCATTTTGTTACAGCCATTAATCATACGAATAAAACTAGTGTCAGACTTTAGTTTGACCAAAATTGTATATCTTTGTCCGACCGCTAAATTTATCGTTTGTACAATGAACGGTTTAATCATAATCCCGTCGGCTTCTAGAACAATTAATTGGAATCCATCAAGGTGAAAGACTTGAGTACCAGACATTCCTGAGTTTACGATTCTCAAAAGAAGATACTCGGTGTTAAATCCTATTTTGATAGTTTCACCGTCAGATGATTTTCCATTTATTAATGATCCATCAAATTTGGGATCTGTACCCCCGGTAGATGACAAAACCTTGTCGTTTAAAATGTCCAAATTCCAATTGGTATACCAATCACTCAAAGTGATAATCCTTTCTTGAACTTCATAATCCGTCAATTCCTTCGTGtgtttatcttttttcattgtaaCAACACCGTCATCTAGTGTCTCTATGTCTCTCACAGAATTAATAGTATTTGCCACATGATTATCATAATCATCGCATTCAACTATCAGAACACCTCTCATACCGTCACCGTATTGTACTGATGAATGCGAATGGTACCAAAAAGTACCACAGGTTGATTGATCAATGGTAAAATTATACCAATAACTTTCTCCATATCCAATAGTGGGCTGTGTTAAACCTGGAAttccatcaaattcatttgCTAAAGGTACCACCCCATGAAAATGTAAAGCTGTTGAACAGTAATCCTTCCAAACATCACTGTCTTTACtagcttcttcttctgaacATATCCAGTTAGTCAATTTCAAGTTAAGAGTGTCACCGGATTTAACTCGAATTTCTGGGCCAAATGTAGCGCTGTAGCCATTTATGGAGATAACTCTTCTCTTATCAAGCGTGTATTCACTGCTCGCATTGAATTCTAAGACATGTATTTTGCCTTCCTTAGCGGCCATAATAAATTTTAATAGTATTAAGAGTAGCATTGGCAACTGAACCGGCTTAAGGAGAATGACCTTCATTCTAAACAAGTTGTCCACGGAGTTTTGCAATAATTACTTAATAACTTTGTTTAACCGCCCAGTATGTGCCACTTTATTAGCTTTGGCCTTAATGTGGACAGCTGAGATGAAGGTGGATCCTCTATGACTATCCCcgaaaaaaatgtaaactaaaaaatattggttGCTAAGAGATTCGAACTCTTGCATCTTACGATACCTGAGTATTCCCACAGTTCACTGCGGtcaagattttttcttgaatcaGGCGCCTTAGACCGCTCGGCCAAACAACCACTtatttgttgaaatttttgtatCATATGTTTGTATATATCATATCCCATTTTTTAAGAGAGTAACTTCTTGTCGGCCTCATTGTTCATAATTTGTAGCCAAGTTGTAGtgataaataataatttaGGCAGATATTCTTATATGCTTGAGTGGAACTTCTAGCATATTCAGTATACTTGATATTAAAGCCTTTAACAACAATTAATGTTCGGAAAATTAAACTGTTACATAATTTATGTTTAGCTCTTACTTTAATCCCAAAGAGGGCAAATAGCTTTTAAATCTTCAACTACTATAACTATAActacttttctttcatatATAGTTAGAAAAACAAACGGTTATACAAATAGTAATCAACACGATATTTTAAGGGTAAATATAATAGTACATAGAGTCCAGTACCTCCATTAGATTGTTATTTAAAGTATTAATACGGAGGggaaaaaataagcaaaaataatatgagCGAAATATTATGGCAGAACAAAACGAAGGAGACAAAACATGATTGCATTACATTAGCACTATTTTTGTAGAACGCCTTCCTTATTCAGGACGTTCTCAACTTCATTGACCAACTTTTTGACAGCTTTGAATGAACCAGAAACTTTCTTGAACTGCACAACGCTCATCTTACCTCTCGGATAAATATTAACCTCAAAGAGTGTTGAACGTAGTGAGAATATATTATCACTCGATAGTTTACCCGTTAAGGTCAGATTGTTGGGGTGcgattttatattttttaaaccATACTGAGTCCAACCACGCAACAGCTTCTCTAAACCATTAAACAATTGTTTTGCAGAAATCTTGGCATACAATTCCATTGTTTTGTCCGAAGATTTTGAGAATTTTCTAAAGAAGGAACCATTTCCAATTGCTGTATTTTTATCCTGCTTATGCTCTTTTAAGTGATCTTTTGAATGATCCTTTGCCTGCGAGCCagcatttttttccctAATTTTTTGCACAGATTTGTTCAATGGTGGCTCCATATCATCTACTactttctctcttttttcttgatcctcttcttgtttGTGTTGTTCTGgctttttctcttccttttcctcattttcttcttccttttcagtATGTGAAGAAGAGCCTGATTCTGGTATCATCGATTTAATCTTTGGATGTGCCTGGTCACCCTCTTGGCTATTCTGTTTACGCAATTCATTGTCACCATTAAGCGGAGGAAGGATCGGAAGATGTAAGTTATCAGTTTGTTTCGCTTCGTTCGATCCATTAAAACGATCTGCAAAGTTCAGCTTTAACGCGGATTTGTCTTTGATAGTGGAATCACCGACATCGTACAATCTCTCATCGTTCGAACTATTTCCTGTATATTCAGCTTCTTCGTTGAcagtttcaaaaagaaattctgAATCATCCGCACTTCTTGGTGTTGGAATTCTTTGGCTTTGTTGGTTATTGACATCAAGGTTACcgtttttcaaaatatcaacCAAGTTGGTAAACGACTCCTTGGTAGAGTACATCGACAGGACAGATAGCCTTTTATTGGACTCACTAAAATGCCTTGATTTTCTAGTAAATTGTGGTACTCTAATTTCAGAGATCTTCCTCAACCTACCATCAGAGACGGGAGCAGTTGTTGCGGTACTATCCTTTAATTGAGATACGCCATTCCCATCCTTCGGGAGGATCAAAGATTCATATCCATCATTAGAATCTGACACCACTCGCTCCTCTGACAATCTTTGTGGTGCAATTATACTTGGATATTCCATTTTAGACAATTTCAACTCTTTATCGATATTAAATGATGAACCCAAGAATTTTGATCTTCTGATagtttctaaaattttcttttctgttgtaagtctttcattttctgttCTCTTTGGTTCCACTGGACTTACTTCCTCAGTTGGACTGGAGAACATTATACCCGGATCAAGCCTTGACACAGGTCTAGTTTGTAAAGAAAAGTTGCGGCGACGGAGAATATTGTCAATATCAACCTCCAAATgattgatatttttctcttcattttccatAGGAGCAGAGATAGATCTAATATTACCATCCAGTTTTTCCTCTTTGTGTTTGGACAGCTCTTGCTCTAGATCACTTatatcaatttcaatttgcTTCTTGAGTTCCTcctgttttcttttcagatcttccttttctagtAATTTTCTTGCacgttctttttcttcttgtttacGTCTTCTACGTTCCAGCTCTTCACGTGCTTTTGCTTCTCTCACTTTACGTTCTAGCTCTTCCTTCTCTTTCCTTATTTGTTCGTACTTTTCGTactcaaaaatttcatctaTCAAAGTTGCAAAATTTGAGCTCGTTCTCTTTGTTTCCTTCTCAATGTATTCCCAATCGTCATCCTCTGCCAATTTCGCATATGTTGACATTAATTTTGTTGTCACCGATTCACGTTTCATGCTTGGTATCAATGACATTCTCTTGATAGATCTAGAAGatcttttgttcttcttggtaGTAGAAAAGATAGAGGCTCTTTTTTGATTCTTTTCCACATTTATAACCGAAGCTCTTTTATTACGTGATGCTGGTGTTGGAGAAGATTGGTTAACGATTGTAgataatttcttctttgaagagAAGTTTTTTGAAAGGCGTTTTGAAGAACCGGGTGTAGTTAGATTGCTGGAGGAGGCACTGGAGGCAGTGAATTTGTTGAAGGATATTGGCTTTTTACGAGAAGATGTTACACTAATTAAAGATTCTCTATTTCTTCTGCGTTGTGGAGTTGTCGATACTTTTTTAGATGGGGAAACAGAAACGCTACTAATTGACTGCCTCTTCTTAACTTGCTGTTGCTTAATAAGCTCTTTTTGAGTGTCACACTTAAATCTATACAGTAGTGCATATAATGTCTTTTCTGCATTAGCGCCAGGTTCTCTTAGTTTTTCCTTAATTCCTTCAGGATCTCTTCCATGCCATAATATTACtaaattttgcaaaatcGTAGCGTCAATAGAAGAATTACTTTCTGATAATGGCGTGAGATATGTGTCTTCTCTTGGTAAGCCTCTAATACTTTTAGAATCTCTTATACTTGgatatttttgtaatagCGGATGTTTGAGTATATCTCTGGTCTTGATTCTTCTTTCAGGATCAACGGTTAAGATTTTTCTAATCAAATCCTGAGCTTCACGCgaaatttcatcatcagaagGCATTTCGAACTCACCTTTTTGAACTTTAAGTAATAGTGTTCTTATATTTCCATCTTCCTCGTCAAAGGGTAACCGACCAGTAAGAAGGGCGAATAGGATCACACCGCATGACCACACATCACTTGCGAAACCTTGATACGGTATACCAGATACAATTTCTGGTGCAGCATAATGTGGTGATCCGCACGACGTCTCCAGTAGCTTTCCTTCAGTTTCCAAAGCAGCCATACCAAAATCTGCAATCTTGATGTTATATTTATGATCTAATAATAGATTTTCCGGTTTTAGATCACGATGGACAATACCCAACGCATGACAGTACGACACACCAATAATAATTTGTCTAAAAAACCTGATAGCTTCATGCTCTGGCAGAGGACCTCTCTCAACCAATAAGTTGAACAACTCACCTTTCTCCGCGTATTCTAAAACAAGGTATAAATCTGTATTTGTTTCCCAGACATCATATAAACGTAACACATTTGGGTGGTTTAACAACTTCATAATGATTATTTCGCGTTCTATACCATATGGTAGAGCATCTGGGGTGGTGGAGCCAACAATCGAAGTACCGCTGACATTACCGGTATTGAATACTGCTTTTGATATTACCTTAACTGCCGCCTCTTGTCCTGTGGATCCATTACGAGCAAGCTGGACTTTACCAGTGCTCCCTAGACCGAGAGTTTCACCTAGTTTCCATGGACCGATGGTATTATCCTTTATGGCAGGAATACTGTTACCATTGATTGCCATTTTGaatgttattattgtatTGTGCTGCGAATATCTTTCTTGATCAAAGTGGGCAATTAATTATTCACAAGTCTGCTAAAGCCTTCGAGAATACTAATGGTGAGTACAGTTGAGACGTTGTCGACAGAAGAGAaagcaaaacaaaatagaaaagaaaatcaagaagaaataaaaaatgtgTGCACTTCATTCAGTCGCTTTTAATTTAACATCAAAAGGAATCTATGGTGTGGCCGTTGATATTTCGCGATGGTATGccgaaaaaggaaataacGCAGATTGCGCGTAGTAACGAATGGATTTGACGCGTTTCCTTCGATGAAAAGTGggaaataataataaaaaattcttgtCAGACGAAACTTGGCGCAAAACAAATGATTTCTTTACCTTGAATAACCCAGTTCTTCCAGTGAAGTGAAGTTCAAGTTAGTAATAGTAGGAATGCATTTATgtgatgacaatgatgtTTGCACAAAGTACATAGAATATTTAAAGAGTTAAATAGTATAATGAAATAAGAAATACATGAATGAGGGGGACGGGAGAATGAAAGGAAAGAGATAAAACAGGAAGAGCGTGTAGGAAGGCTGGGATTTGAAATAATATGCTAATTGAATTGTttcttcaagtttttttttttttttttgaatcgTGATTTCTGCTTTAACACCAGAAATCAAGAACTCTTTTCCAGTATGGTCCGTTTCTTAATCTCTctttatattcttcatcttcttgttttaataattcttcatcaaagatGTTTCTATGAGAAACTAAGTCTACTTTATCAGCGGGAATGAATAAACTCCaatcttttttccaaactTTGTAAAAGATGTATAAAGCAATCCAGATTGGCATAGCCAAATaattctcaaaaaatgatTGGGCACTTAACTTACCTCCTCCACCAATTGGGGCAATGGCAACCCAAAATTGGGCGATTAAAGCTAACACCATCATAAGGACAGCGTAAGCCGACCCCCAGACACCGACTTGAGATTTATAACCAACCTCTCCTAAGGACCTTCCTTGCACTTTCATAGCTCTTCTAAACCTAATGTGAGACAAACAAATGGTAATCCACGTGAATAATTGAGACAAACCGGAGATTGCTAACAACCAGGTGAAAACGTCCTCTTCCTTTTTAGATGAGGCACAGAATGCAATGACACCAAATAATGCACTGACAAGCATAGCAGCAGCAGGTCTACCTTCCCTATCGATGTAATCGAAACATTTGGGTGCATTACCTTGTTTGGCCAACGACATCAAAATACGAGAACTGGTATAGAAGGCACCGTTAGCAACGGAAAGAACAGACAACAGGATGACAGCGTTTATGAAATGAGGAACCACACGAACACCATGAGAGGAGACAGCGATGACGTAGGGCGACGCTTTAGTGGCTGAACCTGCGGCCCCTAGCAATTGATCTGAGGTGTAAGGTACAAGGAAACCAACTAACGTTAAAGACGCCAAGAACACAAACAGAATTCTAtaaatcattttctttgccgCCGATGGAATAGCCTTTCTTGGATTGGATTGTTCACTGGCAGTCATAGCCAGCTGTTCACTCATACCAAAGGCGAACGCTGCTGTGACAAATGTGGCAACGACACCTTTGAACCTCTGGATGGGTGTATCACCACGGAAGGCTCCGGGATCACGCCAATATTTGCTACCTAT
This is a stretch of genomic DNA from Saccharomyces cerevisiae S288C chromosome IV, complete sequence. It encodes these proteins:
- the GMC1 gene encoding putative oxidoreductase (Protein involved in meiotic progression; mutants are delayed in meiotic nuclear division and are defective in synaptonemal complex assembly; possible membrane-localized protein; SWAT-GFP and mCherry fusion proteins localize to the endoplasmic reticulum and vacuole respectively), with protein sequence MKVILLKPVQLPMLLLILLKFIMAAKEGKIHVLEFNASSEYTLDKRRVISINGYSATFGPEIRVKSGDTLNLKLTNWICSEEEASKDSDVWKDYCSTALHFHGVVPLANEFDGIPGLTQPTIGYGESYWYNFTIDQSTCGTFWYHSHSSVQYGDGMRGVLIVECDDYDNHVANTINSVRDIETLDDGVVTMKKDKHTKELTDYEVQERIITLSDWYTNWNLDILNDKVLSSTGGTDPKFDGSLINGKSSDGETIKIGFNTEYLLLRIVNSGMSGTQVFHLDGFQLIVLEADGIMIKPFIVQTINLAVGQRYTILVKLKSDTSFIRMINGCNKMMGYITKQWWFYKEGAHLDLPKNPNDVSIEHLPGFTKAELYRDIEPTQEENKKLRTKADPVAVFEFDYAYYKDESTKQKYGTGMYKVNERTFSEYVKDPVRFGFNETYDIVINSLDHMRHPWHMHGHHFQIISLGNKGDGPFHKDVQEGKAWSRYQNDLRHLARTGKAPMVRDSINIAGNSYAVLRINTEMPGKWLLHCHVEWHMMKGLGIVFEVPTTTEDSTKQATTAVLSYPTKEPDPNTVVHTAALEQNKSKVIAVYILIMCAVDAIFYWLLM
- the GIN4 gene encoding protein kinase GIN4 (Protein kinase involved in bud growth and assembly of the septin ring; proposed to have kinase-dependent and kinase-independent activities; negatively regulates Fpk1p kinase that stimulates phospholipid flippases Dnf1p and Dnf2p; undergoes autophosphorylation; similar to Hsl1p; GIN4 has a paralog, KCC4, that arose from the whole genome duplication), with translation MAINGNSIPAIKDNTIGPWKLGETLGLGSTGKVQLARNGSTGQEAAVKVISKAVFNTGNVSGTSIVGSTTPDALPYGIEREIIIMKLLNHPNVLRLYDVWETNTDLYLVLEYAEKGELFNLLVERGPLPEHEAIRFFRQIIIGVSYCHALGIVHRDLKPENLLLDHKYNIKIADFGMAALETEGKLLETSCGSPHYAAPEIVSGIPYQGFASDVWSCGVILFALLTGRLPFDEEDGNIRTLLLKVQKGEFEMPSDDEISREAQDLIRKILTVDPERRIKTRDILKHPLLQKYPSIRDSKSIRGLPREDTYLTPLSESNSSIDATILQNLVILWHGRDPEGIKEKLREPGANAEKTLYALLYRFKCDTQKELIKQQQVKKRQSISSVSVSPSKKVSTTPQRRRNRESLISVTSSRKKPISFNKFTASSASSSNLTTPGSSKRLSKNFSSKKKLSTIVNQSSPTPASRNKRASVINVEKNQKRASIFSTTKKNKRSSRSIKRMSLIPSMKRESVTTKLMSTYAKLAEDDDWEYIEKETKRTSSNFATLIDEIFEYEKYEQIRKEKEELERKVREAKAREELERRRRKQEEKERARKLLEKEDLKRKQEELKKQIEIDISDLEQELSKHKEEKLDGNIRSISAPMENEEKNINHLEVDIDNILRRRNFSLQTRPVSRLDPGIMFSSPTEEVSPVEPKRTENERLTTEKKILETIRRSKFLGSSFNIDKELKLSKMEYPSIIAPQRLSEERVVSDSNDGYESLILPKDGNGVSQLKDSTATTAPVSDGRLRKISEIRVPQFTRKSRHFSESNKRLSVLSMYSTKESFTNLVDILKNGNLDVNNQQSQRIPTPRSADDSEFLFETVNEEAEYTGNSSNDERLYDVGDSTIKDKSALKLNFADRFNGSNEAKQTDNLHLPILPPLNGDNELRKQNSQEGDQAHPKIKSMIPESGSSSHTEKEEENEEKEEKKPEQHKQEEDQEKREKVVDDMEPPLNKSVQKIREKNAGSQAKDHSKDHLKEHKQDKNTAIGNGSFFRKFSKSSDKTMELYAKISAKQLFNGLEKLLRGWTQYGLKNIKSHPNNLTLTGKLSSDNIFSLRSTLFEVNIYPRGKMSVVQFKKVSGSFKAVKKLVNEVENVLNKEGVLQK
- the GNP1 gene encoding glutamine permease GNP1 (Broad specificity amino acid permease; high-affinity glutamine permease; major serine permease with minor contributions from paralog Agp1p; role in serine uptake impacts cellular sphingolipid homeostasis; also transports Leu, Thr, Cys, Met and Asn; expression is fully dependent on Grr1p and modulated by the Ssy1p-Ptr3p-Ssy5p (SPS) sensor of extracellular amino acids) — protein: MTLGNRRHGRNNEGSSNMNMNRNDLDDVSHYEMKEIQPKEKQIGSIEPENEVEYFEKTVEKTIENMEYEGEHHASYLRRFIDSFRRAEGSHANSPDSSNSNGTTPISTKDSSSQLDNELNRKSSYITVDGIKQSPQEQEQKQENLKKSIKPRHTVMMSLGTGIGTGLLVGNSKVLNNAGPGGLIIGYAIMGSCVYCIIQACGELAVIYSDLIGGFNTYPLFLVDPALGFSVAWLFCLQWLCVCPLELVTASMTIKYWTTSVNPDVFVVIFYVLIVVINVFGAKGYAEADFFFNCCKILMIVGFFILAIIIDCGGAGTDGYIGSKYWRDPGAFRGDTPIQRFKGVVATFVTAAFAFGMSEQLAMTASEQSNPRKAIPSAAKKMIYRILFVFLASLTLVGFLVPYTSDQLLGAAGSATKASPYVIAVSSHGVRVVPHFINAVILLSVLSVANGAFYTSSRILMSLAKQGNAPKCFDYIDREGRPAAAMLVSALFGVIAFCASSKKEEDVFTWLLAISGLSQLFTWITICLSHIRFRRAMKVQGRSLGEVGYKSQVGVWGSAYAVLMMVLALIAQFWVAIAPIGGGGKLSAQSFFENYLAMPIWIALYIFYKVWKKDWSLFIPADKVDLVSHRNIFDEELLKQEDEEYKERLRNGPYWKRVLDFWC